Genomic window (Maylandia zebra isolate NMK-2024a linkage group LG11, Mzebra_GT3a, whole genome shotgun sequence):
GCTGTCAAATATAAACACTGCAACTGTGAATCCATTTGGAAATCAACATGACAGCCAGAGGTACTGAAACTAAGTCACGCTTAGACATTGCTGTGAGCTGGAAGTGAAAGTTGTGATACATGTGAAGATGGCTTTTAACAAATAGGCAAAAATTACttactttgtttcttttatgaAAATGCAGGATATTCAGTATATGCAAGTCTTTCTCTTATAAAGTAATCCTACTaaaatacagtactgtgcaaaagtcttcttttctttatattttgcttggaaATTGATAAGCAGtgtttgaaagtcaatattcaataagaccacctttattcttcattcCAGTTATTCCACATATTCGTTTGACGTTGGCTCTTCTGTCAGAATGATTATTCAGTAATGTTAAAGCTCCAGCTCTAGGAAGGCCAGGCTATGACTCCTACTACACTGGCTAAATCGAAAGCCTAAAACAATGACACAGCCTCCACCatgctttatcgatggctgtaAGATGAATTGTAACTAGaactggttctttgctaagttgtctgttagtTGTCTCAATGGAAACAGGTCTGAtggttttatgaacacaacacTGCTTCATCCCTCGAGTTTGGTGCCTTTTATGCTTCAATCATTCATATATATggccaaacaaagaaaacagccttCCCCTGAAAGTAGTCGGGTACAAGGATTGAACtgaaaatgaatggaaaaaaCAGCCAGTGCCCAAAGAAAAACTCTGGAAGACCTTTGGAAAACTTTGTAGAAGTATTTCTCAGCACCACCatgcttggaagcaaaatataaagacggTGACTCAAGACGTCTGTATTGTgttgtttaaaatttttttaacaGTATATAACTTTATTGATGTCACATGGCCACTGTTAAACTGCTTACTTGTTAGGAAAAATTAAGAGTGGGGCTCATAAACTTCCAGTTTAAAGTATTTGCAGCATCTAAAAAACTAATAAGTATGCAGAACGAGCTTCTACCATTTCTATTAAAACTTTATACATGTTGTAGCAGAAAATCGAGTGCGTGTGCACGGAATGCTCTGCAGCTAATAAATCAGCGCTGTTTTGAATATAACCATTACAAAGTGACCAAACTTGAGCCAATGAGCACTGCTCAAAGTGAGTAACACTGAGAATTTCTGTTCTTGCAAACCTGACCTAAACTCTCTTAAATCCAGCACTGATTCCCTGTTTTTATTTAGTGGCCACTTAATAATCTTCTCATATTCCATATCTGTAAAATGGGCTGTTTGATTTGGAGCACAAGCATTTTGTTCTGTTCCTTTTGAAGCTACCTGATGTTTTTTTGCTGCCATCCTTTGACGGTAAATTTCTTAGATGATTTCCCTGATAAATGAGGAGCAGAACAGGAGAGGTCAGACTTCTCTCGTGTGCACAACAGGACACCAGCTTTTCCTTCTTCAACTTTTAAAGCAGCCAAATGTTTATTGGTTCTGGCTGCAGATCAGTGTcgtgtctgatggttgttttcCAGCCTACCTCTTGGCTAAGTATATTGTCATTACAGCGCCTGATGAATGTAGTTTTTAAATAGAGAGAGTGAGAAAACCTGTGGAGGAAGTCTGAGCAAGTAAAGTACAATCACAGAACTCGGCGTAACTCAATCCTCAGCCAGCAAAAATGGCAACATAGATAAACATTTCCTgatattttaaaggttttgCACTTAAGTCATGGTTTTCTTCCAGATACagtcagaatttttttttttattcaaaagcCAGTATATTTGCCTGCTAGGCTCTGAGATTTTTACTGCGTAGACAGATTCTACAGATAAGACGTTTTCAATTCAGTGGTTTCCCCCCTTCTTTTGgataatgaatttaaaaaaaatgtttaaaaaagccTTGTAAGAACTGTACTTAAAGCTATGCATCCAAATAGAATAACACAGGTGTCTTTTTATAAACTATTGTGACGCTTCAGATGTTTTGACCTGTATGTGTGCAACATCTGTTGAATTTTGTTTAACACAGATGCGTGAACATTTTTATTGAATTCATATGCATTTATTAGAGTAAAGGTTTAAAGTGTCATTTACCACAGAGCTGTGCTGATCTGTATAATAAGATGTACAAATGAACGTTTTATAGCAACCTAATGTGGAATATTCCTTTTGTATGtgacttttaattaaaaagaaaaacttttcttCCCAAGAACATGATTTATATGTTGGTGTCTTTGTTCAGTGattttactctctctctctctctctctctctctctccccccccccccccccccccccccccccccccaaactctCTCTGGTAAGAGAACAAgttgaaaaataactaaataaaataagaaagctAGTATAAAGGATaaaaggacatttaaaaaaaatccttgaaGCTGTCCATGTATCTTTCTGAGAGATTTGGATCTAGATTCAGCTTTAGAAAGTGGTGGTTTATTGCATTTACTCCCATTTAATCACAGAAAAACATTCATACATTAAAAATCATATACTGTCACTGCTGCACTGGCATGATAGTACTTCAGAAATGGCTCACAACGATTCAAAGATTTGTTTTATGAATCATAGCATTCGTTACTTAGAGTGGGACTCGATGTGTTTTCCTGTAAGAGCTGACCAGACCTTTGTACACACATAGTGGGAGATCGTGTTTTACGTTTTCAATGTATAAAGCTCAAAAACCTAACTGTACACATAGAAAGAGAGATCACAGTAAGTTTCCATTTACACATATGGCGCAATGCTGCCACCACGTGGTAATAGGTAACACTGCATAGGGCTTTTTTTGTGTGatcatcttgtttttattttttttattttattgatttatcttttgaaaacaaattaaaatatttctaaaatgctcattttaaaaagttgctcTTTTCAGTTTTCCCTTGCTTTTACCAAGAGCAAGAAGCCTTGAAAGCATAAAAGTAGACAAGAGTTTAAGTAGACctcaaggttttttttgttcGATTTtcgtttttttggtttttaaatatTCACAAAAGCACCGTaattgacatttatttattatatatagaCTGTTAGCAAAGAGCAGGGATAGGAGAGCCCGAACACTAAAACATTTTGGTTTTGTTCGAGAATGTGTGTAATCACAGGGAATAAAGatgcatttgtgtcattttaCAGCATCACTACTCGCTCtgttaggtacacctgctcAACTGCCCGTTAACACAAACGGCTAATCAgttaatcacatggcagcaactcaatgcatttaagCAAGTAGCCACGATCAAGGCGACCACATGTAGCTATGTTCTGATGGCAActtccatgtcacaaagctcagatcatcaagctggtttcttgaacatgacaataaattcactgtactcaaatggcctccagagTTACCGCCATCTGgccggggcctttctgtgtggagcttgcatgttctcccgtgtttgcgtgggttatCTCTGGGGACTCCAGCTTCCTTCAAAGACAttcagttagtggggttaggttaactggtgatgtgatgtgagtgttaatggctgtctgtctgtctacaGTATGTTAGACCTGTTTCAgattggtgacctgtccagggtgtaccctgcctcttgttGCATTCTAGCTAGGATAGACTTCACCCACCCCACTCCCCGTAATCCttaattggataagtggaagaaaatggatggacctCAGGGATGTGTTGGAATGGGAGACTTGTATTGTGGACACGCAGCTGATAAATCTCCAGCAACTCtttgatgctatcatgtcagtaTAGACCAAaacctctgaggaatgtttccaggacCCCATTGAATCTTTGCATTGAAGAATTTAGGCAAAAATGGCTCCAACCCAGTACTAGTTACATGTACCTAATAACATGTTTGACTGTATAATGAGAAGTACTTTAAAAGCATGGCAAACGGagcaaaactgaaatgaaatcaGCACAACAATTAAACTAATCGTTTAGGTGGAAAACCTTTCCACCACAAATGATCCTggacactggtgatggcaagctacattatagccacagccaccatgaggcgcactgacagaggtgaggctgccactgggccctctgaccaccaccagtaggcaacaggtgaagtgtcttgcccaaggaaacTTGCACCGACCGAGACTGTCAGAGCTGgagctcgaaccggcaaccttccgattataagacgaactgccaactcttgagccacgatcgccccaatttGCATCACCACATCAGATCTGTAGTTTTTCCATTttcagagggtttttttttatcagtttgtCAGTTTTCAGAGGGAATTCTCTCAGCTAAGCTTGAATTTTTGTTCACTCCATGATGTAACAGCACTCGGCTTTGGTTCCTTTACAATAACCAAACCACTGGTCTTCCTGCTGAGATGAGACTTCACgattctttatttttgtgttttaaatgcatgtaTTTAAAAATCTTTCAAAACTGTCATAATTTTTAGGGGGGAAAAAGCCTCAGACCCTTCCCCCTCCCTCTAATTCCCCCATCTGACACACATATAGAGCCGATATTGAGTGACATGAAGCATATGCATTGTTACAAACAATGGAAAGAGGTTATCGTGCTCTGAtgcagctgctgctctgtgaACCAATGAGAGTGAAGATATTTTAGACATCTTGAGACCTCATGTTTTGTCTGGAGGTGCTCATTGTTTCCTCGTGCAACCATACATTTGGATTTATTATATCTTAAGAATGAATTATCTTTTAACGGGATCTTTTAACTGATCACTTTCAACAAATTGAGAAATAATTGCAAGAttgagaaaaataacaaatgtcAGGGTTAGAGAGTAAGTATCTATGTTAGGTATCTATAAGagctgtctcacacacactgtgtggtgCAGAAGCATGCATTGCCTTGGACCTCTATAACAAGAGGTTCTCAGtctgcttcctcctcatccAACAATTTAAGTCGACATAACGTTACAAAATCATAAACTTCAGTTTATGATTTGGGAAACACAAGCTTATTTTTGGCTAATCTACAAGTACTTTCCTTTATAGAGAAACACCTCTAACCCATCATGTCAGACGCCTATCTTTATAACTTATCCAGGTATGAATACATTTATATGTTTGGTCTTAATCAATAATTTCCTTAAttttagaaaaacaacaaaactgaccatgcatttgtgtttttctctcatttctttccTCCTTTGTCAGCCTTCGACTCTTGCCGCTGAAGCAAATCTTTAGGATCGTTCTGTCTTTCAGTTgagtttaagtttgttttacCTCAGTATCTGTGAATTTCCTTCTTTTTGGGTGATGGTGGCAATAGAATTCATCATTTTCTCTCATGTTTAAGTTAAGCtgagcactgtgtgtgtgttggggtcAGTTTGTGTGTGAGGAGGTTAAAACCACGCTTTCCCAGGCCCACACAATGCACTCACTCTAGGGGAGGTGCACACACATGAGGGGCCCCTGTCTGCCACTATAGTCTATGTCTAACACACACATCAGCACAGGGGTTCGTGTGTATTCCTAACACCAGGATCACTAGATTCTAGGATGAAGACAATGAGGTTGTtaggttagattagtttaggtTTAACATGATGTCCAGTTTAgcttaaacatttaaacatcacAGGGGTTTTGGCACAACTTTACCTACTTTCAACATTCAAGTGGGAGAGCAAGGGTTGGGAAAAAAAGCCTAGGGGTCAACTGTAAGAACATGTTTAGGCAACTAAAACCATGGCTGTAGTTCTGACGTCTTTAGGATCGATTAAAGACGGGTAACGTTTCCAAATTAGGTTAATCCACCAAAGGCTCCACAAGATGCTATGGCTTTCTCCGCACTAGTTGTTCACCTTATTGGCTCTGGTAAGCCATCTATAACGGGTTTACCTGGGCTGCTATCATCCGAAAACAATCAGGAAGGACATGAATGTAACAGATGTCAGTGTATGTGTAAAAGGCCCACACTGCAGGCTTTAGGTTAGTTAAAGTTACAGCGTGTAAAATCTCACTGCTCAATGTTAGTGAATTTAGTACCCCTTTCAATTCAAGTTTATGAACCTAACTACTGTAGGACAAACATTTTAGTCAGTCGAGAgatcaaaaacattaaatttagACTACACCCACAACAGCATTTCTACTTTTTGTatataaaaatcatttttgcatatactgtattttaacaataacaattagCAATAAATCAGGattataaaatgtatttgtgtcagtTAAACATATATTTTGATGACCACCTCAAATTCTGGCCACTGTTCACATGCAGTGAGTGGTGAGTGTAGGTTATCAGTCTGCCGTTTACCTCAGCTGccagtgtgtgtacatgtgtatttgttctggaggaggctgtaaaactttgAGAAAGGAGTCCGATAGGAGTCGATGAGCCAGTGAAGTTCACTTCTGTCTGATAAAAGCTATAATGAGGAAGATTTTGAGGATATCCTGAGCTTTTCTGTTggtaaaaatgctgtttttaccGCTGTTAGTGAAACTTTCTTAGATGTGGATCTAATATTGTTGGACATCGTATGAATAAATTACTATatgatgtgagaatgtaatcaaattGTTTATCTGACACTTGAGCCTTACATTAGCTGGGatgttagcttataaccagctgttgctgctgtttaGCCATTTATGCACATCTTGTGTTAGAGCTCTGACTTTGATGCAGGAGATGAGGCCTACGGTGAGGTGGAATAGGATGAGGTAAAAATGAGGGTGGAGATGTAGTAGTAATGCAGGAAGCAGATGACGAGGAGAAAAAGATGACAATATGCACATGCTAATGTAAGTGTTTGATAAAGCTGTTTAACTAAAGTAATTAAAAGTTGATTTCCTTTGACTTAATTGTTTTAGCTCTATTTATGAGTAATCACTCAGGAAGTCACAGGTTATATGTGTGAGGCTTGTCAATatgttttcaggtttattttatgACTCATGAAATCCTTAAGTATAGATACTCAACacttctctttgtctctctcttaTTAGCACTTGAGTGCTATGAAGTAAGACTTTATTTTCTCTCAGGTTGCTTTGTGAACAAACATCACGCTGAACTGACACCCGCTGCCTACCACAAACGCTCCTGCATCACTTAAGTGTGAAAACTAACAGAGCAGTTTTATTGCACTTTACATTAGAATTATACTTCATTCAAAGAAATGCTTATTTGAGGCAAAGATGGCTCACTGTAGCATTTCAGTAGatggaaaagacaaaaacaaaagctgcaTGAGTAATTGGTCCTAAAGGTATTTTACCATAAGGATATAACAGTACTGAGCAGATGATTCTCTGTTGTTTGTACCACccatgaaaggtgttggatgtCCCAGTCAGAGCCTCACATTCCCTGTTAGGTTTGTGAAACCTTAGAAGTGtttcacagctttttttttttagctttcacCCCTGAATCACAATCATTCTTAACAAAGATGTTGTAAAGATGGTTAAAAGCTAAAAGCCCACAAACAGCCCAGCTGGCCTCTAATAACACAAGCTGCTGCATATGAATATAGTGTTCTCACCCCTTTAggactgaaagaggaaaaaatctCACACTGTAATGACTCAAGACCACTTAAGACTGCAAACTAAGGCACTAACCTATAATGGCTTTGCAACCAAATGAGTTAGTGACTCTGATAAATTAAAATGCTCCCAAATACTTTTCATATCTTCCCTGTataaatttatttcatttttgtcttAAGTATATGATCATTTTAATAGTATTTCAGTAAACTGGAATATCATTTCAAACTTACTTTTAGTTTAGTTGTAGCTGACTACAACAGCCTTCtgaacatgtaaatatatagaCAGCTTTCCAGTGTGCATGCATATATATTCATTATAAAGGAACATCAATGGATAGAGTATTTGTGAAATTGAATATTTTAAACCcacattgttatttttttgttctaCTTTTTCCAGGGTTATCACAATTTTAATGAAGATATTCCAATATGGTATGccaaatttaaaatatattagtCACATGGATGGGTTTTGTTTCTCAAAGCAACAACCCTGTGTAGAATAGAAGCCACAATGAACATAAGGTTATGCACAATGTATATTTTTCCTTCTGAGTTATTATTCAAGATGATctaaaacataaatatgaaaCCCAGACACAATGTAGAAAGCATAGCACCTAACCGAACCTCCCTCTGGCCTATTAGCAGTAATGTTTTTAGCGTGAGGTTGCATGTAAATGAACACAGtacatgcaaaaataaataatgccCTCCCAACAAAGTCTTGGTAACTTTCATCGGTAAACTAAACAGACTCGCTTCGTCACATCtctcttttatttaaaacattccAATAaagaagggagaaaaaaaaaaatttcagagTTGCTTTATGTTTTAAACATTCATCGTTTTGACTTCTATGTACAGTTTACATGGTGGAAGGTTCACTGCAGAGATTTCCAGTCACAGGTTTACTCGATCTACGCCTTTGGGCTTGCTTCagcctaaagtatgtatcaatACAGTTAATATTTTCATAAAAAGGCACTAAtgacaggctagtgtacaacaTATTATAAAGAACTGTAATTCAACAGGCGTCAGCAAAAATCATAAATAGCTTTTGCCTTTGGCTGTGATCAAACTGAGCTCAATCACTGAAAGAATTTAcatattaacatttttttctattacATATTAAGGCTCAATAAATACAAgcacttaaaattaaaaaaaaaataaaaatttgcaCAATCATCAAGTTTCACAGGAATGTAACAAGAGTCTGCAACAAGGCTGCAACAGTTTATATAAtatggggagggggggggaagcCACCAACAGGTCACGAGCATGAAAACACTTAGGTGTGAGCAAATCAGGAGATTGTTCCTTTGACCCACAAAGCTATGAAACTCATTGTGTAGTTCATTATCAAGCAGTTTGCCACCTTGCCAATTTACAGCAGGTCTGCACATTGAGATTCAAAATGAAATGGGGACATTAATCACACTAAATTTCAAAATCCAGCTCTTCAGAGCAAAGGTTCCTTTCAATGTAATTaagatttaacaaaataaaaataatacacaCACCACAGGAAATGAGTCTGTCCATCTTCCTGAGAAGATGGCCTGAAGCACCATTCAAAAGCAGGCATCACTTAGAATAGCACCAGTGAAACTCCCAGATATGAAATGATTGGctctttttcagaccaaaaCCAGtctaaggaaaaagaaaagccacGACAGCTGCTGCACATCTGTGGGCTTGGTCAAGCTAAAATCAGTTTTGAAGTAGCTGCTGCTGATTCAGACCAACATTTGCTAATTGTATAtgtattaaatatattaaaaacaaaaaaaaaaaaacttaaagttAGGTAGCCTGTGAGCTGCATTCTCTGACCATATCAAAGGAGTCAGACCTGAATGGAAACGTGAACACGCTGATCTTAGCCTTCGTCACCTTTAACCACAATACTGTTGGCAGGATTGTCAACAGGGACAAATCCCAATATTTTACAGCTGAACATTGTCAATTCATCACCATGGCTACTAAAAGTCTGATCTtagtgtttaaaacaaaaaaacaaaacaaaacaaaaaaaaccccaaaaaaaaaaaaaaaaaccacacaacacacaaacagacccaacaacacacgcacacacacaagctacATGAGGTCAGTTTGCCCAAAATTGTGCATCATTCAGCAAGTGGCTCCTATCGGACTAAGGAGAGGTAGCACGTCTCTCTGGTTTTGTCCTGGTCAGGGATTGGGTGGCTTCTCTGTGCTGCTGGGTGGTGTCAGAATTGGTCCCGCGGCAACAGGCGATAGCTGACCGGCGTTACTCTCAGAGATCATACACTCCTGAGCCATTCTCTGCAGGAAGAAACAGTTCCATGTTAGTAATTAAAATCACTTTATCATATACTTTAagctcctaggacctggcgtccacatatgtggacatcacattttgggttatttagaccaaaatactcaatttttgCTCTTCAAGGGCccgatatccacttacgaggacattatactgctactgttctatcaaaattttaaacgaatatcctcagatgtggctcttatttttcttataaacaaaaatcaggtttaaaaaataaaataaaataaaaatctggtaattctttgtttttacattgatCGTGCCCCAATGtgaccaaatatcaaagagaaatttaaaatgcatgccgtggaagagttcgggtcttaggaggttaaccaaaaaaaaaaaaaaaaaaaaaaaaaaaggacaaaaatctGTCCAGTAGGGCTGCacaattttgcataaaatgaaaatcatgattttttttttttttgcttaaaaattgagatcacgattctctcatgattttcttttccaagataaatatttattgcacatcAACTTTGTAACAGTTGAGAccgaacataaaaacaataaatgtctcATATTTTGtcgttgccgcaaaatgttgtactgcttgcaattccgtctccaccgttgctcgatactgcgtgtatagagcaggtagtgcgacaatagaaaaatagttgcgggacggcactgtgtagcgtttgtctagggcgatcgttttcctaaatccctcgttttgcacagtgttgatgggagccatatctttagCCAGgcgataagtgatagcctccgtaatttctttgtgcctgcagGAGTTCGACAGGTAtggggaagcgctgtataaggttcccgttattgatggtTGGGTGGTTGActgggacggattttctcctgtcactttctcctCATCTCtccgtgctctccgttgttttttccccctgccAATTTTAGCAGCCAGCtggcttctgtatcacgtggtatactCATTTGCTGAgtaggaagagtgagcgcttgttttcatgcagattatgtcccggatcaaaatgcggtacaatagtcttttttttttttaaacatagttgtcatttggaaatgagatcgcacataagtatgaattgaGATCgtgattttctaacgattaattaattaattaagccCTACTGTCCGATTAATTAAGCCCTACTGTCCGATTAATTAAGCCCTACTGTCCAGTCAGTCATAAAATCAAATTTCAAAGCTTTCATGTCATTGATGGATGAACACATGTAGCCGGATTAAGCAGTTTCCCTAATGATCAAATTTGCCAGTTTATACCAAGTAGACCCTGAATGATCAGGCAAGTTTTTAAAAACCCGAGTACCATTTTTACCAGGTAAAAGCCTGATATTGGTGCCTTACTTTTCCAGCGACAATAACAATAAGTGTTACACTGTGGTAAAACAATTTAAGTGGCCTCAGTTATattctttctttccctttttggGCTCGAGTCCTCCACCGGTTCTGTACAAATATGTGAAATTTAAGCCAAAGAATTAACAACTCTTTCAATTATATAGACTTATATATAGGCATGCATTGCTCTAAGCTCTTGCAAGGAGGCGTCTATATAGATATTTAACTACACTTTCTAACccttttaaaaacattcaaaattGTGTATTACTTTACAGTGATACTAATCTTGCATTTCAGATTCTTAGTTTTCTGTCTACTTTTTCTTACCAGTAGGTTCAGATAGGCCACGTGTGTCTGGATATTGTGTCTGTCATCTGCTCTGACTTTTGGGAAGTTCTTGAGCTGAGGTTTGGGTTCAGATCGCAGTGTTTCCATGAAGGGAGTCATCCACTGATAACACTGAGACACACTATCCCATGTGAGACCTGAGACAAAAACAAGTTAACGATTGTGAGTGAAGTTATAAAACAAAGAATCCCACCAACAAATAgagccaaaaaataaaaaaatagaaattaaaTCTGATGATGTGAATGGGGAAACTCACCTGAGACTTTATGAACAACGTCAAAGGTGGAAAAGTGGCAGAAGGCAGCTGCGGCAAGAACGCTGTAGTTATAGTCGAGCGCGGTGATGTCCATCATACACAAGTCCAACAGCTGTAACATGCAGGTCAAAGATCAGTATAATACTGAATCAGAAAGTgtttgcatcattttttttttttaattcaaacagatgaataaacaaggataaacagaaaaagaggatttaaataaatgtagcaGCCGTTGAAAGTACCTGTGTGATCTGGATGTAGGTTTCCTGGGAGAACTGCGGCTCCAGGAAGTTCATTCCATTTTTCTGGGCTTCAACCTGAGTGTATAGCTTCAACCAGGAGATGGGGGTCTCAGGACAAAGGTTCCAGTCTAACGCCTATGGGACAGCAACACGGAGGTCAACACAGAAACTTTGATTGCTACCACTCAATATTACAAGATTAGATTAGAAAGTGAAGTAGATGAGTTTGCGTACCTTTAATATGTGAAGCTCTGTGCGCTGGATGTCCCTCTGGTCGCAGGCACCGTCTGTGACATAGGCAAACTCGTAGGTTTTAGGAGGGTAGATTTCCTGATGAGAAAGAAGGGGCAAAGTTGGTTATTGAGATTAAACGTCATCAGCACAAACAGAGGTTTGACTATCAGAAATATCTGACTCTATAAGAATTAAGACACTCACCTCTATCTTGGAGGCTATGAAGAGCGCCGTGATGCCGATGAGTTGCAGGTAGTCTTTGTTGATATTCTCCTGAGTGAGCATGAAGCGGTCAAAGTAGTCCTGGGCAAGGTACgctgtctgtctgtgaaggcTGTACACCTCACTCACCTG
Coding sequences:
- the ccne2 gene encoding G1/S-specific cyclin-E2, which encodes MSRRSDRITLQARDPNSTITLRKRKTECSKKKLQPAAKKQSYEIQKCWSEDGASPCILIETPHKELKPANPSNFKQYTFKNLFIKASPIPHLSWASSDDVWIKMLNKELKYVHDKSYLERHPKLQPKMRAILLDWLLEVSEVYSLHRQTAYLAQDYFDRFMLTQENINKDYLQLIGITALFIASKIEEIYPPKTYEFAYVTDGACDQRDIQRTELHILKALDWNLCPETPISWLKLYTQVEAQKNGMNFLEPQFSQETYIQITQLLDLCMMDITALDYNYSVLAAAAFCHFSTFDVVHKVSGLTWDSVSQCYQWMTPFMETLRSEPKPQLKNFPKVRADDRHNIQTHVAYLNLLRMAQECMISESNAGQLSPVAAGPILTPPSSTEKPPNP